The Myxococcales bacterium DNA segment CCCGATGGCCCACAACGCCTGCACGGGCCCTTCAGCACACGCGGCCGAAGGCTGCGGTGTGTTGTGTAGTTTGGAAGGGCACCCACACCCACGGATGAAACGACCACAGGCGCGCTAGAGCGGCCTATGGGAGCCGATCCGAAGCTCTGCGTCGACTCATCTTGCTGGAGGTTCGGGCTCCCCGATCCCCCTCGTAGCATGCTCACCCAAGCAAACGCCTGATGATCCCCATCTCAACGTCGTTGGGGGTGGCGCGGGGGGAGATCCACGCAGAACTGCTCTCCGCCACGATCCCCGTGCCATCCCCGTGCCAAAGGAAGCGGAGCGAAGGTTCTGCAGCATTGGCCCGGGAAAACCAATTTACGACTAGCGTCTCGTCGCCCACTTGCAGCCGCGCGCAAAGCCGCTGGGCGGGCGCTTGGGGCTCATGAATACCGTCGCTGGGAGGAGAACGGTGTCCACCGCTGCGCTGACCGGCAGGTCCAGGAGGGAGGCAATCTTCTCATCAAAGGCTAGATAGCCCACCTCTGCCTGGAAGTAGCGCACGCCAGAGTAGATTCCAGGGCATCCCTCACTCCACGAACGGGCTGTCTGACAGCCCAGCAGCTGGCTCGCTGCAATCAAGAAGAGAACCCACGACCCTTGCGTTCTGGTGCCCCCATTCTTCATTTTTCGAAACTACCAGAGAGAGGAGGAATGACAAGCGGGGTTTTCGAAGCCACCGCGGAGGACGGGGCTTAGCGCGGCCGCGGCGCTTCCGGATCCGGGTGATTACTTCGCTTTCGATCTCGCCGGTGAGCCAGTCGTCGTGTTGCGTGGGAAAGACGCTGAGCTGTGCGCGCTTTCCAACGTTTGCCGGCACAGGGGTACGATCTTGCTCGATGCCGGGACGGGAAACGCCTCCCAGCTTGTCTGTCCGTATCACGCTTGGAGCTACGATACGAAGGGTAAGTTGAAAGGCATACCCTACGCTGGCGATGTAGAGATCGATCGCGAGGCCCACTGTCTTCCGCAGTTTCAGCTCGAGGTATGGGCGGGAATCATCTTCATCAATCTGGATTCTGATGCAGCGCCCCTTGCGCAACGGCTCACGGGGATCGATCGTTATCTCGGTAAATTTCAAATCGATCGGTTTGAAGAAGCGGGCAATTTCTTCAGCTGGGAATGGAAGGCGAACTGGAAGCTCATCGTCGAAAATGCCATGGACTGGTATCATGTATTTCGCGTCCACGGCGAGACCATCGAACCATTTTCCGCCACGAAAGACTCGCGCTACATCGAAGGTTCTGCCGCCTGGTCGATCTCGGCCAGCAAATTGCGCCCTCCCATCGTGAAGCGCCCGGACCATCCGAATGCGTTCGGAGAGTTCGAACTCACCGGTACACCTATTTTCACCATCCCGCCGAATCTGGTGAGTTATCTCACTGCGGATTCGTGGGATTGGCTGGCGATACTGCCGTCGGCAGCGGACCGCTGTGTCGTAACCTGGAACTCACTGAGAGCCCCGGGTACTGCATCGATTCCCGCTGTCAGCGAATATTCCGCGTCAGGGGTCTTTGATCAGCTGATGGAAGAGGATCCGTTGCTGTGCGAACGCGTTCAGCGCGGGATGCGAGCGCGACACGGAAAGGGTGGGAGCTTAGTGAGCCTCGATCGCCCGATCGCCGATCTCCACCGCTATCTCGGCTGGCGTCTGTTCAACACCGAACCCTCGAAGCCGTGGATCGCGCCGGAGTAGGAAACAAGCAACGCTAGATCTGAACGGGACGCGCGACGTGTGCCAGGTATTGGCACTATTCCATATGAGGCACCCGTGGCTCCAGGGCCGATTCCTTCAATTTCAAGATCTGAACTCGGTTGGCGATTTCGGAATGGAGGACGTAGCGGTCTTGCACGTAGTCGAAAATTTCCGAGAAATAGTAGTCATAGTCGATGTTGGGAAACCGAGTGCGCTCATACACCAATAGTTTGTAGTCTCCCCGCCGCAGGTCGTCGAGAATTTCTTTCTTGGCAGAT contains these protein-coding regions:
- a CDS encoding aromatic ring-hydroxylating dioxygenase subunit alpha; the protein is MLRGKDAELCALSNVCRHRGTILLDAGTGNASQLVCPYHAWSYDTKGKLKGIPYAGDVEIDREAHCLPQFQLEVWAGIIFINLDSDAAPLAQRLTGIDRYLGKFQIDRFEEAGNFFSWEWKANWKLIVENAMDWYHVFRVHGETIEPFSATKDSRYIEGSAAWSISASKLRPPIVKRPDHPNAFGEFELTGTPIFTIPPNLVSYLTADSWDWLAILPSAADRCVVTWNSLRAPGTASIPAVSEYSASGVFDQLMEEDPLLCERVQRGMRARHGKGGSLVSLDRPIADLHRYLGWRLFNTEPSKPWIAPE